Proteins encoded within one genomic window of Balaenoptera musculus isolate JJ_BM4_2016_0621 chromosome 12, mBalMus1.pri.v3, whole genome shotgun sequence:
- the LOC118905211 gene encoding Kv channel-interacting protein 1-like, whose product MCRAEEGKKRLPAPQPHARRIPSCGELPGAFFSPLIRSRRSTLISFQWRGGAGPEVPSRTQVFAAMGAVMGTFSSLQTKQRRPSKDKIEDELEMTMVCHRPEGLEQLEAQTNFTKRELQVLYRGFKNECPSGVVNEETFKQIYAQFFPHGDASMYAHYLFHTFDTTQTGSVKFEDFVTALSILLRGTVHEKLRWTFNLYDINKDGYINKEEMMDIVKAIYDMMGKYTYPVLKEDTPRQHVDVFFQKMDKNKDGIVTLDEFLESCQEDDNIMRSLQLFQNVM is encoded by the coding sequence ATGTGCAGggctgaagaaggaaagaaaaggctcCCAGCGCCCCAGCCCCACGCTCGCCGAATACCAAGCTGCGGCGAGCTGCCGGgggcttttttttctcctctaattcGGAGTAGAAGATCCACACTGATTTCCTTccagtggaggggaggggcagggccggaGGTCCCAAGTCGCACACAAGTCTTCGCTGCCATGGGGGCCGTCATGGGCACCTTCTCGTCTCTGCAAACCAAACAAAGACGACCCTCGAAAGATAAGATTGAAGACGAGTTGGAGATGACCATGGTTTGCCATCGGCCTGAGGGACTGGAGCAGCTTGAGGCCCAGACCAACTTCACCAAGAGGGAGCTGCAAGTCCTTTATCGAGGCTTCAAAAATGAGTGCCCCAGTGGTGTGGTCAATGAAGAAACATTCAAGCAGATCTACGCTCAGTTTTTCCCTCATGGAGATGCCAGCATGTATGCCCATTACCTCTTCCACACCTTCGACACCACGCAGACGGGCTCCGTGAAGTTCGAGGACTTTGTAACCGCTCTGTCAATTTTACTGAGAGGAACCGTCCATGAGAAACTAAGGTGGACATTTAATTTGTATGACATCAATAAAGATGGATACATAAACAAAGAGGAGATGATGGACATTGTCAAAGCCATCTATGACATGATGGGGAAATACACGTATCCTGTGCTTAAAGAAGACACTCCAAGGCAGCACGTGGACGTCTTCTTccagaaaatggacaaaaataaagaTGGCATCGTGACTTTAGACGAATTTCTTGAATCCTGTCAGGAGGATGACAACATCATGAGGTCCCTCCAGCTGTTCCAAAATGTCATGTAA